Genomic segment of Bdellovibrio bacteriovorus:
TTTAGAACTTCGTAAAGCCATCACAGAAAAAATGAAGCATGAATTAGGCTTTGAATACACGCCCAAAGAAATCACGGTGGCATCGGGTGCGAAATATATTATCTTCGCGGCTTTGCAGATGTTGTGCTCTCCCGGTGATGAAGTCATCGTGGCGACACCTTACTGGGTCAGTTATCCGACGATGATTGAACTTGCCGATGGCGTGCCTCATATCGTCGAATGCGGTGAGCTTGAAAATTTCAAAATCACTCCGGAAAAGTTAGAAAAAGCCATCAATCTTAAAACGCGGGCATTCTTGTTCTGTTCACCGAGCAATCCCACGGGATTGTCTTACACGGCAGACGAATTAAAAGCTTTGGCAGAGGTTCTACGCAAACATCCACAGGTGGCGATTATTTCTGACGACATTTACAACCGTCTGGTTTTTGATGGCAGCAAAGTGGCGCCGCATATTCTTTCAGTGGCTCCAGATCTTCGTGAGCGCACAGTTTTAGTGAATGGCGGATCGAAAGCTTACTCGATGACCGGCTGGCGCATTGGTTGGGCGGCGGGCCCTGAAAAACTAATTACAGCGATGGCCGATTATCAAAGTCAGTCGACGGGTTCTCCTTCGAGTATTTCTCAACACGCTCTTCTTGCGGGCCTTCGCACCAGCGAATCTGACATTAACGGCGTGGTTGAAAAATTGATTTCAAGAAAAGTTTCAGGGTTGAAAGAGCTTCAGGCGATTGAACACTTTAAAGTGGCTGAACCTCAAGGCGCCTTTTATTTCTGGGTCGACATCCGCAACTGTCTTGGTAAAACCTATCAGGACCGTGTCGTACGAACTTCTAAGGACTTCTGCGATATCTTGTTAGAAAAGTTTTTCGTCGCGACTGTGCCGGGGGCCGAGTGTGGGACTGAAGGTTTTATGCGTTTAAGTTTCGCCGTATCGGAAGACACTATGAAACGCGCCGTTGGAAGAATGCGCGATTTTGTGGGGCAACTGGTTTAGTGAACGCCTTAGAATAAAAAAAGGAGAGTGCGAACTCTCCTTTTTTATTTCCATATCAGATTTTCTCTAAAATAGATTTTTGAAGAAAGAAACAATCTTAGCAAAGAAGCCTTGCTCCGCCAGCGGAGTCGCTTTAGTCGCTGAACTTGGGCTGCGGCCGTCGTCAGGGCACGAGTATTTCAAATCAATCGTGCGGCCTGCTGGAACCGGAGTATCAAACACCAAGTTCATACCTTCGATGCGTGAAGAGACAACTCCCGCAGAAGGAGTGATTGTCACGGTGATGTTTCCATCCACCGGAGCACATTCTAAAGGAACAGAGCTTAATGAATCTTGAATGCGATCTAAGAAAAGATTTAAGTTCGTCGAGAAGTCTGATTCGCAGATGGAACCAACACCACCGCCGGTCATCTGTGAAAGTTCGGCGTATTTAAATCCGTAGTGAGATTTTGCTCCACCCGCATCTTGAGAAGCTTTGCACGAGCTGTCGCCTGGCTTCACGATGATAGAGTTCACGGTAAAGCGGCGATCGGCACCGAAAGTGTCGCGGAAAGACTGAACGAAAACTTCGGGTTTATCCTCATCTTCAAGAGGCTTCAATTCTCCAGAGTAAACTTGTTGAGAAGAATCTCCACCAATGCTGCGCTCATCTTCATCCGAAATAATGATATAAGCCACAGCAGAATCAGGACGATAACAACCATTGTTGCCTGAATAGCGAAGGTCCCCGTTATAAACGTGGCGCCACATAGCTTTAATAGCACGTTCGTCGTCAGAACCAACCCAACCGGCATTAATGTAGTTAATTGTGTTAGAGAAGATTTGCGAAAGATTCGATGTTCCTCTTTGCAAAACCATTCCTAAAGAAGTGGAAGCCGTCGAAGAGCTTTGCCAGTAAATCGAAGCACCCCAAGCCGTTTGCGTGGAAGAAACGGGAAGAGCACGAGTCACCGTCGCACACATCTGCCAATCAATATTGGAATTCTGAAGCTTGGTTACGAAGGGGGCTAAATTCGCCGCAAGCTTTTGGTTATCAGGAAGCATTGAGTTTGAATCATCGACAACAAGAACGATATCCAACTTGTTATCGCGGGCGCTGACGGTATTTGTATAATTTACTTCGCGGATCGAGCCGCCAGGAACGGGGCCGGGATCGACATTGCTATCATCCACATCTCCCGCTGACTTTGAAGAAAATTGCACAGGTCCACAAGCGGTCAATGACAGCACCGCCGTCAAAGAGGCCCACACCAACCCCTTAGATAATTTGAGCAACATATCCCACGCTCCCCTTTGTTGCATAATAACACACCATTTTTTGTGTACCAAAGCAGGGCGGAGTCCAGGTCCTGGTTTGATACGATTGTGACCTAAGTCTCGTTGTGAGACGGACCTTCGGCAGTTTAGAATTTAATTAATGTTCGGCGGGGAGGCCTAGTGAGTTTCTGGTTCTTACTACAAGTGCTTGTGAATTTAATTCTATTAGCAGGTGTTGTTGGTTTGTGGGTTCGTTTAAACCGTCCTCCTAAAGATGATCCAAGACTCAGTAAAGGCTTGCAGCTTTTGCAAAGCAAAATCGCCGTATTGGAAGACCTTTCAGACAGAACTGAAACTCAGGTTAATCAGTTAACGGCTTTGTTGGAACAGAAAGTAAAAGACATTCAAACCAAAATTCAGGCTTCTGATAAACAGCTTGCGAAAATCGAACAGAGCATGCAAAAAAGTTTGGAAGTCGCAAAGATCTTCCAAGATCGTATTCCTCACAACGAAATCTTAGAACGCAAAAACACGATTAAATACGTTAAAGCTGCTCGTTTAGCGCATCAGGGTCACAGCATCGATGATATCGCTTCTCAAGTGCCAGAACTTTCTCGCGGGGAAATTGAATTCATTGCGAACGTGAACCGTGATCAATTGATGTTCTGTGAAGACAGTTTACCGGAATGGGCGCAAGGCGAAGCCGATATGCACGATTCAGCATCGGATTTGAGTGACGTGGATAACATGTCCTTCATGGCGCCATTGCAAAGAGATTCGGCGCATGACATGAGCACTGTATTTGAAGTTCCCAAAACCGACAATGAAGCACTTAAAAAATTAGGCGAAGCTTTTAAAGCGGCTTGCATTGAAGTGGAAGAAAAAGAAACAGCGGCGCAACAAACCGCCAACAATGTTTCAGCTCTATTCAATGTCACTCAGAATATCGCGCAAACTTTCTTAAGCGAAAAACCGACGCCGGTGGCTCCGACAGCGGCTCCGAAGGCGCAGACCTTAGCAACGACGGCTCCAACATCTGCTCAGGGAAAAAAAGACAACGTGATTCGTCCCGTTGAATTCCGTCGCTTAGATATGACGAAAGATTTAGGATAAAACTTTGGCTTCACGGAGCTTTATAAAATCTTTGCAGAAAGGTCAGATTCTTCAGGCGATTGTGGAAGAAGTGACTTCTTCCAAGGAAGCTCTGTGCAACTTTCAAGGTGATCTTTTGCTCGTGGGTAACCACACCGGTCTGCCGCTAAAAAACGGCGACCCCATCAAATTACAAGTCATCAGCACTCAGCCTTTGCAATTTCAAATATTCGACGCCAAGAATATGCGATTTCAACGAGTCGTTTAATATTTCTAGGGCTGCTGACATCCCTCCCTTATCCTGAAAGAACAGGAAGAGAGGTGCGTATGGTTACAAAGATTGAAAAAACAATCTCCCTTAAAGCTCCGCGCGAAGATATTTGGCGGGCCCTTACCAAGAAGAATGAACTCTCTCAATGGTGGAATGAAGGTGTGATCCTTCAGCCTGATATCGGTGGTATCTTTCAAGAGCCCTGGATTGATAGCGAAGGTCAAAAACACCTGGCGTCGGGACGTGTTGTTTATTCCCGCGAAAACCACGATATTGTTTTTACCTGGCATGAACACGAATGGCGCCCGGAATGGGAAACTGAATGTATGCTGAAGATCGAAGACAAAGGCGAAGAGCGGACGGTGACCTTACAACATTATGGTTGGGAACACTTTCCCGATGCACAACGCGAATCCTTACAGAAAGAATTCGACGTCGTGTGGGATATCCATCTTAAAGATTTAAAAAAATATATCGAATCAGGTCCTCATTAAGAGGACCTTTCTTTAGAAGCAGTTATAGCGCGGAGCTTTGCCGGATTCTTCGATAGAAGCGCAAGCCACGTGGCCTCGGCGAACGGTCACATCGTCAAACTGCTCTTCTGATTTCGGAGAAAATGACAGATAGAGCTCTTCGGCGATCTCACCAGTAATGCCGCCTTCTGAGCTCATGCAATAGACTTGTTTATTCTTATGAAGCGCACAAGACACATTCGCCGAAACTAGAAGAACCCCATCGCCGGCATTTTGTGGAGACTCCATAGTTGCTAAGAATCCAAAAAGCAATCCGCCCTTAGCGGGATCTGTTATTTTCAGTTCGGCATGGGCTTGAAGAGTCAGGACCAGGGTCGCGATAGTAAGTACGATCTTTTTCATAAAAAACTCCTTATTTATAAATGTTCATGTGGTTTCTATAGCTACACCCGTGCCATTCAGGGGGCTGTTTGCGAAATTTTCCAAAACACCTTTCAGTGTCAGAAGCTTAGACAGTCTTGAAAATAGCGCTCCAAGAATGTCATTATGAAAAGGCGATGTGATGGAACAGTTTTTCCAGTCATCAAGAATATTTGCGGCATGATTTCGAAAAGTTCTGCATACTTTTATTAAGAGGTTCTTATGAACGCGTTAAGGTATTGGATGGCAGGGGTTTTGGTGAGTTTGTCTTGCTCGATGGCGTCGGCCGCCACTCCGGCATTGTGCGGTGGTCTTCAGTTACCCAAAGAGGCTTATAAGGCCTGCTTGAAAAGCCAGCTCCCTTTAGATGGTTTGTATGCTTGTGCGAAAAGCTTTAATCGCAATGATGTGATCGCCCAGTGTGTTTCCAGCAATCAACCGACGGATGTCATTTATACCTGTGGGCAGATCAATCATATTGAAACCCAAAAGAAATGCCTTGCGGGAAATAAAACTTCCGAACAGCTCGTGAAATGCATGATCTCTAATAACAACATCAAACGATTAGATTCTTGTGTTGGGAATTCATCCGCAAAATCAGTGAGTCCTGAGGGCCAGCACTAATAAAAAAAGCGCTGCTTTGTGGGCAGCGCTTTTAAATTCTTTTTAAAATTTTAAAACTACTTCGAACTTTCTTTGATGAACAAAGTCAGATAGTGGCGAACCATGTATTCCAGTTTCACAGGCAAACCTTGGTACATCCACACAAGCTCGCCGAATGCACCCCATTTCGCTTCAACAATATGCTCGTCCATAACGTTCGTCGCTGTTTGTTGAGCTTCTGTAGAACCCGGAGTTGGAATGTAGTTCGTTCCAATAAAATTGAAACGAATGCTGATTTGTCCCGGCGCTTTTAAAGAGAAGATCATTTTAAAGCCGTTACGGAACAGCATGAAGTCGGCGTGAGTTTTCGCGATACCGTAAATTTTGATACGACCCAAAGCCGAAGGTTTCAACTCGTTGAATGAAGTGGAGGCGTCAACAAATTCAGTTTTTAGCTCTAGCAGGAATTGAATGCTTTCGTTGATCAGAATTTTTTCTGAATCAAATCCGAAGCTCATATCCACGAGGCCAGACTCTTCCATTTGTTGTTCAGCTTTCACAAGTTCTTTAATCCAGCTGATTTTTTCCATGAACCCTCCCGGTTGACAGCATAACGCAGCATCCTCGCCGCTAGTTGTCGATTACTTTAATAATTTCGAGGGCCTGGGTCTTTGTCAAGACTGGTAAGTTTGGCTCGGCGCGAAAGGGGGACTCCCATCGCCCGAGGAGGGGGATCCTTTGTGGGCGATGGGGCTTTTCAGCACTCATTAGTAAGACGCTGAAGAGCCTAAAGAGGGTTAAAACCCAGTGATCTGAAGGGCGCTTCCGATGACTCCCTCAGAACCGGCGGGGGTGTTGAAAGCCACGTAATATCCGACGACTAAGCTCACGGGGATGACGTAGCCCAAAGTGGTTTCTAATTTAAGTTCCACCCCCGAACTCCAATACCAACGTTTCATGTCGGTAGTTTCATAGACGGAGCGAACATCGTTCACAAAAAGTCCATCCGCAGCGGCACCATCGGCAATAACGGCTGCTGAAAGACGACGCAAGAAAAGAGGATCCGTTCCTGAACCGCGATAAAAATCCATCACGGGCAAGCGGTATTCTGCATTCACTACCGCCAGGTTTTTTCCGAACAGCTGACCTCGTTTGTAACCGCGCAAAATATATTGGGGCAGAGGACTGTCTGGAACGAAGACCAAAGGCTCCGTCGCGACACCGTAAACCGCAGAAACTCGATCTGGCGTGTACACACCATTCGTTCGTAACATCAAGGCGTGATGTTTCGGCAAATAGTGAGACAGATAAATTTCTCCACCGGCTAAAAACTGCGTGTGGCTTAAGTATCCATCTTGAGCGATGTAATCATAAGCTCCCAGGTAAGCGCCGCCGCCACTTTCCGGAGAAATCTGCGCGCCCGCTTTTGAATAGTTCGCGTGACTCAACATCGCATAGGGGCCGGTGCGTTTGGTGTTTGTATTTACGGTTTCGCGTTCAAGATATTGCCAGCCGATTTGCAAATTCGTGTATTTTGAAACCCAGAACATACTTGGTAAGACTGCGGCGGCAAGACCGTAGTCATTCAGCTCATTAGATACAGTGCCTAAGTAAGAACTGCGTTTGTAAGCCAAAGCCGTCCAGGGAAGAGCCGTGGTTTGATTCAAATAAGTTCCCACAAGACTTCCACGGTTAAGCCCCGTGTCCCACGACCCAATGAGTGTATAGCTGTGTTTTTTCAGGGGATCAAAACCCGAAGTCTGCGCTGTCAGGATGATGCCGGTTTCGCTGGAAGAACCTGACACAAAAGGCATCCAGTACTGAGGCCACAGGTAACCATAAGGAGAATAATCTTCAAGCGTTGATTGGTTTAAAGCGGCACGAGCCTCTTCGATCTTTTTTTCATCAGGTTTTACTTCAGGATAACGATCCGCCATCAAACCTTTGATTTCGGGAAGTTCGGAAGGCGCATTTCTCCACTCTTCCGACTTGATTGCGACAACCTTGGGGCCTTGGGATGTCATATGAGTCGCAAAAATATCTTTACTGAGAGGATCAAAATCGGCTGTAAAAAATGCCGTCAACGTATTTGAAACCGGGCGCGCTTTTTTAAGATCATTGTCGGCAAGATAAAGATTCAAAACACCACTTTGCCCGGAAGTGAAAAGCAGACCCTCAGGTGTTTTCTTTGCGAAACGAATATTTTTATATTCCGGGAATAGAAGCTCTGATTTTTGCGACGACAGAGAATAGCTATAAAGATGTTCTGACCCATCCACTTTGCGCAAAGAGAATAAAAGAAGATCCTGATTCCAGAACAGGGGATAAGAGATTCTTTCTTGCAGTTCCGGAGAGTAAACAATCTCTTCTTTCCAAGTGCCTTGAGTGTCTTTTAAAATTCCTAAGTGAGTTTTCCCACCATCTAATTTTACAAAGACAATGGCTAAGCCATCGGGGGCGACGGAAGGCTCTCTTCCCCGAAGTTTCTGTGTCAGGCGTGTGGTTTTTTTGTGAACCAGATCGTAAACATGCAAATCAGAAAAACGCTCGATGCGATTCACATAGTCGATCTTGTCATAGACGATTTTTTCCGAATTCGGAAACCAACTGACTCTTTGGATACTGCCGGTAGGAGGTCCATCTCGCGGAGAGGCCGGTTCAAATTCCTGATTGAATTTTTCAACCGTATCCGAGCTTTGTGCATCCAAAAAGCTTTGTGAATCGTTCGCGCGAGTGATGATTTTCACGGAACGGGAGCTGGCATCGTCTTCAGTCACAACCGCCAGGTGTTTTCCATCCGGGGAAATAGACGGGGCGGTCACAGAGACAAAATTATTTTTCGGAATTACGACTTGAGTGATTTTGCCTTCGCGAATGGTTTTTAGCTGTGTCTGCGCGCGAATGACGACTTCATCCAGCATCTGATTGTATTGGGCCGTGTAGTTCATTCCTAAAATTTCTTTGGCCGGAGTTTCGATGAAATAAGGAACCCGGCCCCCTTGGCGCTCGTTCAGGTCTTTGGCGACGTGAAGACCGTGCTCAGTGAACATCTGACTCCACATAAGGGAGCCAAACAAATAAGCTCGCATGCCTTCGGGCCAAGTGGGAATGTACTCGTTGGCTTCGGCAATGTCGTAAGAGTAAAAAGTTTTGTCTTCGACCATCGCGCGAATCGT
This window contains:
- a CDS encoding TolB family protein; the protein is MHRRRVLHLWFSFIFLFPLSAFAQLEVPPELKWKTLKTPHFEIIFNAKQQDLGLLYAEKLEKAYAELRSYFHSLPEKTIVIINDKTDVTNGYATRIPYPHIMAYPVLPGPEESLADTGDWAFELLAHEYTHILNFEPANGIMKPLRFVFGNIIAPNILLPTWWKEGVAVEMETRLGNHGRLRSFYQDATIRAMVEDKTFYSYDIAEANEYIPTWPEGMRAYLFGSLMWSQMFTEHGLHVAKDLNERQGGRVPYFIETPAKEILGMNYTAQYNQMLDEVVIRAQTQLKTIREGKITQVVIPKNNFVSVTAPSISPDGKHLAVVTEDDASSRSVKIITRANDSQSFLDAQSSDTVEKFNQEFEPASPRDGPPTGSIQRVSWFPNSEKIVYDKIDYVNRIERFSDLHVYDLVHKKTTRLTQKLRGREPSVAPDGLAIVFVKLDGGKTHLGILKDTQGTWKEEIVYSPELQERISYPLFWNQDLLLFSLRKVDGSEHLYSYSLSSQKSELLFPEYKNIRFAKKTPEGLLFTSGQSGVLNLYLADNDLKKARPVSNTLTAFFTADFDPLSKDIFATHMTSQGPKVVAIKSEEWRNAPSELPEIKGLMADRYPEVKPDEKKIEEARAALNQSTLEDYSPYGYLWPQYWMPFVSGSSSETGIILTAQTSGFDPLKKHSYTLIGSWDTGLNRGSLVGTYLNQTTALPWTALAYKRSSYLGTVSNELNDYGLAAAVLPSMFWVSKYTNLQIGWQYLERETVNTNTKRTGPYAMLSHANYSKAGAQISPESGGGAYLGAYDYIAQDGYLSHTQFLAGGEIYLSHYLPKHHALMLRTNGVYTPDRVSAVYGVATEPLVFVPDSPLPQYILRGYKRGQLFGKNLAVVNAEYRLPVMDFYRGSGTDPLFLRRLSAAVIADGAAADGLFVNDVRSVYETTDMKRWYWSSGVELKLETTLGYVIPVSLVVGYYVAFNTPAGSEGVIGSALQITGF
- a CDS encoding pyridoxal phosphate-dependent aminotransferase → MLQLSKRAQNLKTSPTLFLVAKARELASQGHDVISLTVGEPDWPTFKAPSDAGIEAIQKGITKYTPANGTLELRKAITEKMKHELGFEYTPKEITVASGAKYIIFAALQMLCSPGDEVIVATPYWVSYPTMIELADGVPHIVECGELENFKITPEKLEKAINLKTRAFLFCSPSNPTGLSYTADELKALAEVLRKHPQVAIISDDIYNRLVFDGSKVAPHILSVAPDLRERTVLVNGGSKAYSMTGWRIGWAAGPEKLITAMADYQSQSTGSPSSISQHALLAGLRTSESDINGVVEKLISRKVSGLKELQAIEHFKVAEPQGAFYFWVDIRNCLGKTYQDRVVRTSKDFCDILLEKFFVATVPGAECGTEGFMRLSFAVSEDTMKRAVGRMRDFVGQLV
- a CDS encoding SRPBCC family protein, with product MVTKIEKTISLKAPREDIWRALTKKNELSQWWNEGVILQPDIGGIFQEPWIDSEGQKHLASGRVVYSRENHDIVFTWHEHEWRPEWETECMLKIEDKGEERTVTLQHYGWEHFPDAQRESLQKEFDVVWDIHLKDLKKYIESGPH
- a CDS encoding DUF2802 domain-containing protein, with the translated sequence MSFWFLLQVLVNLILLAGVVGLWVRLNRPPKDDPRLSKGLQLLQSKIAVLEDLSDRTETQVNQLTALLEQKVKDIQTKIQASDKQLAKIEQSMQKSLEVAKIFQDRIPHNEILERKNTIKYVKAARLAHQGHSIDDIASQVPELSRGEIEFIANVNRDQLMFCEDSLPEWAQGEADMHDSASDLSDVDNMSFMAPLQRDSAHDMSTVFEVPKTDNEALKKLGEAFKAACIEVEEKETAAQQTANNVSALFNVTQNIAQTFLSEKPTPVAPTAAPKAQTLATTAPTSAQGKKDNVIRPVEFRRLDMTKDLG